One Bosea sp. 685 DNA segment encodes these proteins:
- a CDS encoding dipeptide ABC transporter ATP-binding protein has translation MTSARPDTRPALEARGYSLAYETRGGLVQALKSIDISIPRGKTLGLVGESGSGKTSLAWAIMRYLPRNARELGGDLLLAGESLRATTKSQIADIRGARIGMVFQDPSTSLNPTLTLGEQLAETLIRHRKMSKAQAFSESEALLARTGITRPAAMMKRYPHEASGGEKQRVVIATAFACDPECILFDEPTTALDTITSRQILDIFQRLQEDTGVAALYISHDLALVSRIAHDVAVIHRGEIVERGATATLFRNPQHDYTRALIAAAPRPDIRLSGPAPDTAAPIVLATQDLTVRYGGRSLLQKLMGRGEAAVEGARKIDLDVREGEILGIVGESGSGKSTIARAIAGIADFNGTITFDDHVVQERGAISRSYRRAAQIIFQNPDASLNPRQRVGEIIARPLKLYGLAKGSGIEARVAELLAQVRLPADFAGRYPHQLSGGEKQRVAIARAFAARPKLVICDEITSSLDVSVQAAVARLLVDLQAESKASCLFITHDLNLVRQLAHRIAVVYRGDLVDLFEAADFDAQKRHPYTRALLEAMPPPIHP, from the coding sequence ATGACCTCGGCGCGCCCCGACACCCGCCCTGCCCTGGAGGCGCGCGGTTATTCGCTGGCCTATGAGACGCGGGGCGGCCTGGTCCAGGCGCTGAAATCCATCGACATCAGCATTCCGCGCGGCAAGACGCTCGGCCTCGTCGGCGAGTCCGGTTCCGGCAAGACCTCGCTCGCCTGGGCGATCATGCGCTACCTGCCGCGCAATGCGCGCGAACTCGGCGGCGACCTGCTGCTGGCGGGCGAGAGCCTGCGCGCCACCACAAAAAGCCAGATCGCCGATATTCGCGGGGCGCGCATCGGCATGGTGTTCCAGGATCCGAGCACCTCGTTGAACCCGACGCTGACGCTCGGCGAACAGCTTGCCGAGACCCTGATCCGCCACCGCAAGATGAGCAAGGCGCAGGCCTTCAGCGAAAGCGAGGCTTTGCTCGCGCGCACCGGCATCACCCGTCCGGCTGCGATGATGAAGCGCTATCCGCACGAGGCCTCGGGCGGCGAGAAGCAGCGCGTCGTGATCGCGACCGCCTTCGCCTGCGACCCCGAATGCATCCTGTTCGACGAGCCGACGACGGCGCTGGACACCATCACCTCACGCCAGATCCTCGACATCTTCCAGAGGCTTCAGGAGGATACCGGGGTCGCCGCGCTCTATATCTCGCATGACCTCGCGCTGGTCTCGCGCATCGCCCACGACGTGGCGGTGATCCATCGCGGCGAGATCGTCGAGCGCGGCGCGACCGCGACGCTCTTCCGCAATCCGCAGCACGATTACACCCGCGCGCTGATCGCCGCCGCACCGCGCCCCGACATCAGGCTCTCCGGTCCGGCACCGGACACTGCCGCCCCGATCGTGCTTGCGACGCAAGACCTGACCGTGCGCTATGGCGGCCGCTCCCTGCTGCAAAAGCTGATGGGGCGTGGCGAGGCCGCCGTCGAAGGCGCGCGCAAGATCGATCTCGATGTCCGCGAGGGCGAGATCCTTGGCATCGTCGGCGAATCCGGTTCCGGCAAATCGACCATCGCGCGGGCCATCGCCGGCATCGCCGATTTCAACGGTACGATCACCTTTGACGACCATGTCGTCCAGGAACGCGGCGCGATCAGCCGCAGCTATCGCCGCGCGGCGCAAATCATCTTCCAGAACCCGGATGCCTCCCTCAACCCGCGTCAGCGCGTCGGCGAGATCATCGCACGCCCCTTGAAGCTCTATGGCCTCGCCAAGGGCAGCGGCATCGAGGCGCGCGTCGCGGAGTTGCTGGCGCAGGTCAGGCTGCCGGCCGATTTCGCCGGGCGTTATCCGCATCAGTTGTCGGGTGGCGAGAAGCAGCGCGTCGCGATCGCGCGCGCCTTCGCGGCCAGGCCGAAACTGGTGATCTGCGACGAGATTACCTCCTCGCTCGATGTCTCCGTGCAGGCCGCCGTGGCGCGCCTGCTCGTCGATCTCCAGGCGGAATCGAAGGCCTCATGCCTGTTCATCACGCATGATCTCAACCTCGTGCGCCAGCTCGCCCACCGCATCGCCGTGGTCTATCGCGGCGACCTCGTCGATCTGTTCGAGGCTGCCGATTTCGATGCGCAGAAGCGCCATCCCTATACGCGCGCTCTGCTCGAGGCGATGCCGCCTCCTATCCACCCTTGA
- a CDS encoding ABC transporter substrate-binding protein, whose protein sequence is MTQLPITRRSALAGLAAATALPELSLAQGAPKSGGTPKSGGTLKISHPTRVASLNVLQISGPAEYLAVDMLYSGLTRMGPDMRAQPDLALEWSADADAKSFVFKLRPNVTFHDGKPFTAEDVVATIKTIQDPKSASPARTVLSMISDVAAVDPLTVKFTLTSSYADLPISLAHANARIVSAETLKGPLTALDTKANGTGPFKQESFDSARLLKLVKNPAYHQPGKPYLDAVEMHLFPDLAAETQNYLSGAVDAMLEVQQADFKRISTAPGSVGVRTPSGRFVNVVMRQDQKPFDDVRVRRAMAMAVDRPTLVDIILEGYGRPAGDNVISPGYRYLLETTAPKYDPTAAKKLLAEAGYPNGLKIPLICSNRPAIRSQVGIAIKEMAKPAGFDIDVQTMPHDTYLANVWMKGQFYIGYWGMQSTEDQAFTLLFTTDAAFADTAWNSKEFDALVAKGRATIDDAERRKIYAEAQALMVRDVPSVIPFFQDVLTANRSYVKNWVGHPLARYFFVENVWLDKA, encoded by the coding sequence ATGACGCAGCTTCCGATCACACGCCGCAGCGCTCTCGCGGGCCTCGCCGCAGCGACCGCCCTGCCCGAGCTCTCCCTCGCGCAAGGCGCTCCCAAGAGCGGCGGCACGCCCAAGAGCGGCGGCACGCTGAAGATCAGCCATCCGACCCGCGTCGCCTCGCTGAACGTGCTGCAGATCTCCGGCCCGGCCGAATATCTCGCCGTCGACATGCTCTATTCCGGCCTGACCCGGATGGGCCCCGACATGCGCGCGCAACCCGATCTCGCGCTCGAATGGAGCGCTGACGCCGATGCGAAGAGCTTCGTCTTCAAGCTCAGGCCGAACGTCACCTTCCATGACGGCAAGCCTTTCACCGCCGAGGACGTCGTCGCCACGATCAAGACGATCCAGGACCCCAAGAGCGCCTCGCCCGCCCGCACGGTGCTGAGCATGATCAGCGACGTCGCGGCGGTCGATCCGCTGACGGTGAAGTTCACGCTCACCTCCTCTTATGCCGACCTGCCGATCTCGCTCGCCCATGCCAATGCGCGCATCGTCTCGGCCGAGACGCTGAAAGGCCCACTGACCGCGCTCGACACCAAGGCCAACGGCACCGGCCCGTTCAAGCAGGAGAGCTTCGACAGCGCCCGCTTGCTGAAGCTGGTGAAGAACCCGGCCTATCATCAGCCCGGCAAGCCCTATCTCGACGCGGTCGAGATGCATCTCTTCCCCGATCTCGCGGCCGAGACGCAGAACTACCTTTCGGGGGCGGTCGACGCGATGCTCGAGGTGCAGCAGGCCGATTTCAAGCGCATCTCGACGGCGCCCGGCAGCGTCGGCGTGCGCACGCCGTCGGGGCGCTTCGTCAATGTCGTGATGCGGCAGGACCAGAAGCCCTTCGACGATGTCCGCGTCCGCCGGGCGATGGCGATGGCGGTCGACCGGCCGACGCTGGTCGACATCATCCTGGAAGGCTATGGCCGGCCTGCCGGCGACAATGTGATCTCGCCGGGCTATCGCTACCTGCTCGAGACCACGGCGCCGAAATACGACCCCACTGCGGCCAAAAAGCTGCTCGCGGAAGCCGGCTATCCGAATGGGCTCAAGATCCCGCTGATCTGCTCGAACCGCCCGGCGATCCGCTCGCAGGTCGGCATCGCGATCAAGGAAATGGCCAAGCCCGCCGGCTTCGACATCGACGTGCAAACCATGCCGCACGACACCTATCTCGCCAATGTCTGGATGAAGGGGCAGTTCTATATCGGCTATTGGGGCATGCAATCGACCGAGGACCAGGCCTTTACCCTGCTGTTCACGACCGACGCCGCCTTCGCCGACACCGCCTGGAACAGCAAGGAATTCGACGCACTCGTCGCCAAGGGCCGCGCCACGATCGACGACGCCGAGCGGCGCAAGATCTATGCGGAGGCCCAGGCGCTGATGGTGCGCGACGTGCCCAGCGTCATCCCCTTCTTCCAGGATGTGCTGACGGCCAACCGCTCCTATGTGAAGAACTGGGTCGGCCACCCGCTCGCGCGCTATTTCTTCGTCGAGAACGTCTGGCTCGACAAGGCGTGA
- a CDS encoding GntR family transcriptional regulator, producing the protein MDTPAQKAVSTASRSRKTAKAQESAGAFAEPEKSLAAQAYEAVLDMIMSGEAKPGAFFTERRLAEQLAMSRTPLRDALLILESEGLIVRLGARGVQVATMRIEEFAENLGVRRLLEPEAARIAAGQVAPELLVTLRGRFEALLTHSQAGQTPDRAEVRGADDMLHSAIADAAGNSRLAAIVRNLRRQTLMFDLRSLPERFTDTCREHLAIVKMLAEGDGEKAAQAMRDHLDAVRASIVARLARL; encoded by the coding sequence TTGGACACACCTGCACAGAAAGCGGTCTCGACCGCCAGCCGCTCCCGCAAAACCGCCAAGGCACAGGAATCCGCCGGCGCCTTCGCCGAGCCGGAGAAGAGCCTGGCCGCCCAGGCCTATGAGGCCGTGCTCGACATGATCATGTCGGGGGAGGCCAAGCCCGGCGCCTTCTTCACCGAGCGCAGGCTGGCCGAGCAGCTCGCCATGTCACGCACGCCGCTGCGCGATGCGCTGCTGATCCTGGAAAGCGAGGGGCTGATCGTTCGCCTGGGTGCGCGCGGCGTGCAGGTCGCGACCATGCGCATCGAGGAGTTCGCCGAGAATCTCGGCGTGCGCCGCCTGCTCGAGCCGGAAGCCGCTCGCATCGCCGCCGGCCAGGTCGCGCCGGAGCTGCTGGTGACGCTGCGAGGACGTTTCGAGGCGCTGCTGACCCATTCGCAAGCTGGGCAAACGCCCGATCGCGCCGAGGTCCGTGGCGCCGACGACATGCTGCACAGCGCCATAGCCGATGCGGCCGGCAATTCCCGGCTCGCCGCGATCGTGCGCAATCTGCGCCGGCAGACATTGATGTTCGACCTGCGCAGCCTGCCCGAACGCTTCACCGATACCTGCCGCGAACATCTCGCGATCGTCAAAATGCTCGCCGAAGGCGACGGCGAGAAGGCGGCGCAGGCGATGCGCGACCATCTCGATGCCGTGCGCGCCAGCATCGTCGCGCGGCTGGCGCGCCTGTGA
- a CDS encoding Xaa-Pro peptidase family protein: MAFTGAPTLPFSREEHLERQGRLRQTLKARGFDAMLVFAQESHYWLTGYDTGGSVFFQCSVVTADERPIVLLTRRPDLLQARQTSTMEDIRIWWDAEDANPARDLKGILEELGLKGANIAVELNTHGLTGWNLWRLQKTLDGFCRLDNDDHLIRKLRLVKSPAEIDYMRQAGKLLDTSLQVVIDTAKPGVMDSSLTAAYLKVVLEGGGDMPPNAPLFNSGQRAVYGRGVSMPRRLEAIDQIIVEYPVAYRRYCCKTEWTILMGRASDQQKHMYETARTTMDRMTEIARPGTTLGEIFDVHADGLDKGGFAAHRFGATGYSVGCTWAPTSMDVPPMIYSGNPTICEPGMTLFYHVMIGDSDTGYAMGVGHTLLVTEGAPEILTGLPDALTEVL, translated from the coding sequence ATGGCTTTTACCGGCGCCCCCACCTTGCCTTTTTCGCGTGAGGAACACCTCGAGCGCCAGGGCCGCCTGCGGCAGACGCTGAAGGCACGCGGCTTCGACGCCATGCTCGTCTTCGCCCAGGAGAGCCATTACTGGCTGACCGGCTACGACACCGGCGGCTCGGTCTTCTTCCAGTGCTCGGTGGTGACGGCGGATGAGCGCCCCATCGTCTTGTTGACGCGCCGCCCCGACCTGCTCCAGGCGCGCCAGACCTCGACAATGGAGGACATCCGGATCTGGTGGGACGCCGAGGACGCCAATCCGGCACGCGATCTCAAGGGCATCCTCGAAGAGCTTGGGCTCAAGGGCGCCAACATCGCCGTCGAGCTCAACACCCATGGCCTGACCGGCTGGAATCTCTGGCGGCTGCAGAAGACGCTCGACGGCTTCTGCAGGCTCGACAATGACGACCACCTGATCCGCAAATTGCGCCTGGTGAAGTCGCCGGCCGAGATCGACTACATGCGCCAGGCCGGCAAGCTGCTCGACACATCGTTGCAGGTGGTGATCGACACGGCCAAGCCCGGCGTGATGGATTCCTCGCTGACGGCGGCCTATCTCAAGGTCGTGCTCGAAGGTGGCGGCGACATGCCGCCCAATGCGCCCTTGTTCAATTCGGGCCAGCGCGCGGTCTATGGCCGCGGCGTCTCCATGCCGCGCCGGCTGGAGGCGATCGACCAGATCATCGTCGAGTATCCGGTCGCCTATCGCCGCTATTGCTGCAAGACCGAGTGGACGATCCTGATGGGCCGCGCCAGCGACCAGCAGAAGCACATGTACGAGACGGCGCGGACCACGATGGACCGGATGACCGAGATCGCGCGGCCCGGCACCACCCTGGGCGAGATTTTCGACGTCCATGCCGACGGCCTCGACAAGGGCGGTTTCGCGGCGCACCGTTTCGGCGCGACCGGCTACTCAGTCGGCTGCACCTGGGCGCCGACCAGCATGGACGTGCCGCCGATGATCTATTCCGGCAACCCGACCATCTGCGAACCCGGCATGACGCTGTTCTACCACGTCATGATCGGCGACAGCGACACCGGCTACGCCATGGGCGTCGGCCATACGCTGCTCGTCACCGAGGGCGCACCTGAGATCCTGACCGGCCTGCCCGACGCTCTCACCGAAGTCCTCTGA
- a CDS encoding Zn-dependent hydrolase has protein sequence MPLAKPDIALAERLFDELSARTGGADGITRASYGPGEAIAHDIIAREAKRLGLTLRRDPALNLYATLRGRTRAPAIMIGSHLDSVPNGGNFDGAAGVLASLAVIAGIVRAGIVPPRDIVLVVIRAEESAWFNASYIGSRAAFGALAAAELDQVRRSDDDRSLGVHMREAGADLDALRAGEGVLAPAEIGAFIEPHIEQGPVLLAQGAPAAIVTGIRGSARFRHVVCRGEYAHSGATPRALRRDAALAAAELTLRLDELWRDLEAEGEDLTITVGQFATDPAEHAFSKVAGRVDLSIDLRSRSPALLARAPDLMREIAAQIARQRGVSIDLGPLSGTEPALMDERLAMRLTGMAEAEGLAIPQMACGAGHDAAIFANHGVPTAMIFIRNAHGSHNPLESMEIQDLAVAARILMRFCLEPGSISA, from the coding sequence TTGCCGCTGGCTAAGCCCGATATCGCGCTCGCGGAGCGGCTGTTCGATGAGCTGAGCGCGAGGACAGGCGGCGCTGACGGCATCACGCGCGCCTCCTATGGTCCCGGCGAGGCGATCGCCCATGACATCATCGCGCGCGAGGCTAAGCGTCTCGGTTTGACGCTCCGGCGCGATCCGGCGCTCAACCTCTATGCGACCTTGCGGGGCCGGACGCGCGCGCCCGCGATCATGATCGGCTCGCATCTCGACTCCGTGCCGAATGGTGGCAATTTCGACGGCGCCGCCGGCGTCCTCGCCAGTCTTGCCGTCATCGCCGGGATCGTGCGGGCGGGGATCGTGCCGCCGCGCGACATCGTTCTGGTCGTGATCCGGGCCGAGGAGAGCGCCTGGTTCAATGCCTCCTATATAGGCAGCCGTGCCGCGTTCGGGGCGCTCGCGGCGGCTGAGCTCGATCAGGTCAGGCGCAGCGACGACGATCGCAGCCTGGGTGTCCATATGCGAGAGGCCGGCGCGGATCTCGACGCTTTGCGCGCGGGTGAGGGCGTCCTAGCCCCTGCGGAGATCGGGGCTTTCATCGAGCCGCATATCGAGCAGGGACCTGTCCTGCTGGCGCAAGGCGCGCCGGCCGCGATCGTCACCGGCATCCGGGGCTCGGCGCGGTTTCGCCATGTCGTCTGCCGGGGTGAATATGCCCATTCGGGCGCCACGCCGCGCGCATTGCGGCGCGACGCCGCTTTGGCCGCAGCCGAGCTCACGCTCCGGCTCGACGAGCTCTGGCGCGATCTGGAAGCAGAGGGCGAAGACCTCACCATCACCGTCGGGCAATTTGCGACCGACCCGGCGGAGCACGCCTTCAGCAAGGTCGCCGGGCGCGTGGACCTTTCGATCGATCTGCGCAGCCGTTCGCCCGCCTTGCTGGCGCGCGCGCCTGATCTCATGCGCGAGATCGCGGCGCAGATCGCCCGGCAGCGCGGCGTCTCGATCGATCTTGGGCCGCTTTCGGGCACCGAGCCCGCCTTGATGGATGAGCGCCTCGCCATGCGCCTGACAGGAATGGCCGAGGCGGAGGGGCTCGCTATTCCGCAGATGGCCTGCGGGGCGGGCCATGACGCGGCGATCTTCGCCAATCACGGCGTGCCGACCGCGATGATCTTCATCCGCAACGCGCATGGCAGCCACAATCCGCTGGAATCGATGGAGATTCAGGATCTCGCTGTCGCTGCGCGCATCCTGATGCGGTTTTGCCTTGAACCGGGCAGCATCAGTGCATGA
- a CDS encoding biotin-dependent carboxyltransferase family protein has protein sequence MSALIVKACGPATSIQDRGRFGYQRFGVSPAGAMDRFHLAAANLLVAAEPDAAALELGPGGVRVTAEGDITIALAGPACTLEVEGRQIAPFTAVRVTDGGTVVARPAPGAAYAYLGVEGGIAMASDMGSHSMHRRSGIGGGPLAAGARIPAHGGGATLYCLPELPGGETGPIRILPGPQDDHFSDEALAILTGAGYRLSGQADRMGVRLDGPTLPHRGGYNIVSDGIVDGSIQVPGDGRPIVLLRDRQTTGGYPKIATIISADIGRFAQIPPGEPVRFDVVTFEQAIEAAQRLQAMIEGLASALVPLAAPLTSERLLALNLIGGVTSATDARGV, from the coding sequence ATGAGCGCGCTCATCGTCAAGGCCTGCGGTCCCGCGACCTCGATCCAGGATCGCGGCCGCTTCGGCTATCAGCGTTTCGGCGTCTCGCCCGCGGGCGCGATGGATCGCTTCCATCTGGCAGCGGCGAACCTGCTCGTCGCGGCCGAGCCTGACGCTGCGGCGCTGGAACTCGGCCCCGGCGGTGTCCGTGTGACGGCCGAGGGCGACATCACGATCGCGCTTGCCGGCCCGGCCTGCACGCTGGAGGTGGAGGGCCGCCAGATCGCCCCTTTCACGGCGGTGCGCGTCACCGATGGCGGCACGGTCGTGGCACGCCCCGCGCCGGGCGCAGCCTATGCCTATCTCGGTGTCGAGGGCGGCATCGCGATGGCGAGCGACATGGGCAGCCATTCGATGCACCGCCGCTCCGGCATCGGCGGTGGGCCGCTCGCTGCCGGCGCTCGCATTCCGGCACATGGGGGAGGGGCGACGCTATACTGCCTGCCCGAGCTTCCAGGCGGCGAGACGGGGCCGATCCGCATCCTGCCCGGTCCGCAGGACGATCATTTCAGCGACGAGGCCTTGGCGATCCTGACCGGCGCCGGCTACCGCCTCAGCGGACAGGCCGACCGGATGGGCGTGCGCCTGGACGGGCCGACGCTGCCGCATCGCGGCGGCTACAACATCGTCTCGGACGGCATCGTCGACGGCTCGATACAGGTGCCGGGCGACGGGCGGCCGATCGTGCTGCTGCGCGACCGCCAGACCACTGGCGGCTACCCGAAGATCGCGACCATCATCAGCGCCGATATCGGCCGCTTCGCGCAGATTCCACCGGGTGAGCCCGTGCGTTTCGATGTCGTGACCTTCGAGCAGGCGATCGAGGCGGCGCAACGGCTTCAGGCCATGATCGAGGGACTTGCTTCCGCACTCGTCCCGCTGGCCGCGCCGTTGACGAGCGAAAGGCTGCTCGCGCTCAACCTGATCGGCGGCGTCACCAGCGCGACGGATGCACGTGGCGTTTGA
- a CDS encoding ABC transporter permease produces MSAAYLLRRLAAILIVLLIVSLTVFSITQILPGNAAVMILGEYATPAQLQALELKLGLDQPWYIQYWRWFSGMLSGDWGVSMRLSQPVAALIGEAFWRSAALALASLATVTLIAIPLGILAALKRGTIVDLVIGLFAYIGTAVPEFVTATLLLVFLAGPDRGFLPAGGFAPFSEGIGAALSHVVLPAATLSLILTAHIARQVRSEMSEVLSSDYIRAARLKGLSERSVVLRHALRNAMAPAVAVISLDIGYLLGGILVVEEVFAWPGLGRLIIYALQNRDLPVIQAATLVLAFTYALSNLVSDIVIARLDPRVRYA; encoded by the coding sequence ATGAGCGCGGCGTATCTTCTCAGACGGCTCGCCGCGATCCTCATCGTTCTGCTGATCGTCTCGCTGACCGTGTTCTCGATCACGCAGATCCTGCCCGGCAATGCGGCGGTGATGATCCTGGGCGAATACGCCACGCCCGCGCAATTGCAGGCGCTGGAGCTGAAACTCGGCCTCGATCAGCCCTGGTATATCCAGTACTGGCGCTGGTTCTCCGGCATGCTGAGCGGCGACTGGGGCGTCTCGATGCGCTTGTCGCAACCGGTCGCGGCGTTGATCGGCGAAGCGTTCTGGCGCTCGGCGGCGCTTGCCCTGGCCTCGCTTGCGACCGTGACCCTGATCGCCATTCCGCTCGGCATTCTGGCGGCGCTGAAGCGCGGCACGATCGTCGATCTCGTCATCGGCCTCTTCGCCTATATCGGGACAGCGGTGCCTGAATTCGTCACGGCGACCCTGCTCCTGGTTTTCCTGGCCGGCCCTGATCGCGGTTTCCTCCCCGCCGGCGGCTTTGCGCCGTTTTCAGAAGGTATCGGCGCGGCCCTGTCGCATGTCGTCCTGCCGGCCGCGACGCTCTCGCTGATCCTGACCGCGCATATCGCCCGGCAGGTGCGCAGCGAGATGTCCGAGGTTCTGTCGAGCGACTATATCCGCGCCGCGCGCTTGAAGGGTCTCTCAGAGCGCTCCGTCGTGCTGCGCCATGCGCTGCGCAACGCGATGGCGCCGGCGGTCGCGGTGATTTCGCTCGATATCGGCTATCTGCTCGGCGGCATTCTCGTGGTCGAGGAAGTCTTCGCCTGGCCGGGGCTGGGGCGGCTCATCATCTATGCGCTGCAGAACCGCGACCTGCCGGTGATCCAGGCGGCGACGCTCGTGCTCGCCTTCACCTATGCGCTCTCCAACCTCGTCTCCGATATCGTCATCGCCAGGCTCGACCCGCGGGTGCGTTATGCGTGA
- a CDS encoding ABC transporter permease, which translates to MRDLLRHPTGLTGAVLLALIAVMTIFGPLIAPYDPQQFHPLSRLQGPSVEYWLGTDQFGRDILSRILNGARSTILFGLGATMAGVAAGGAIGLIAGAIGGAVDSLIMRLLDGLLAVPDLLFTLLIVTVLGGGSGHAMLAVAIAFMPGLARIARSTVLSVRTREFVLAAQARGETPAYVIACEIMPNTIAPIIVEATIRVSFAIMLGATLGFLGLGAQPPSTEWGLMIAEARQYMFRNPICVAAPGVAIALAALGFNLLGDALRDLTDPRGQR; encoded by the coding sequence ATGCGTGACCTGCTGCGACATCCGACGGGGCTCACCGGCGCCGTGCTTCTGGCGCTGATCGCCGTGATGACGATCTTCGGTCCGCTGATCGCTCCCTATGACCCGCAGCAATTCCACCCGCTGTCGCGGCTCCAGGGGCCCTCGGTCGAATACTGGCTCGGCACCGACCAGTTCGGCCGCGACATCCTCTCGCGCATTCTCAACGGCGCCCGCTCGACCATCCTGTTCGGGCTCGGCGCGACCATGGCCGGCGTTGCGGCCGGCGGCGCGATCGGCCTGATCGCGGGCGCGATCGGGGGCGCTGTCGACAGCCTGATCATGCGCCTGCTCGACGGGCTGCTCGCCGTGCCGGACCTGCTCTTCACCTTGCTGATCGTCACGGTGCTGGGCGGCGGCTCGGGCCACGCCATGCTCGCTGTCGCCATCGCCTTCATGCCCGGCCTGGCGCGCATCGCGCGCAGCACGGTGCTCTCAGTGCGCACCCGCGAATTCGTGCTGGCGGCGCAGGCGCGCGGCGAAACCCCCGCCTATGTCATCGCCTGCGAGATCATGCCCAACACCATCGCCCCGATCATCGTCGAAGCGACGATCCGGGTTTCCTTCGCGATCATGCTAGGGGCGACGCTGGGCTTCCTCGGGCTCGGCGCTCAGCCACCCTCGACCGAATGGGGCCTGATGATCGCCGAGGCGCGGCAATACATGTTCCGCAATCCGATCTGCGTTGCGGCGCCCGGCGTCGCCATCGCGCTCGCGGCGCTCGGCTTCAACCTGCTGGGAGACGCCTTGCGCGATCTCACTGACCCGCGCGGGCAGCGGTGA
- the pxpB gene encoding 5-oxoprolinase subunit PxpB yields the protein MTIETLPHPRLLRCGDAAISVEFGDAIDPAVNARVLALDAALAAEPQPGLLETVPTYRSLLIHLDPLRTDVPALSERILTLSERPAAAGGKLRRWRVPVVYGGDFGMDLDDLAARHGISGEALVARHAAATYVVAMIGFMPGFAYLSGLDPSLATPRRLEPRMKTPAQSVSIGGAQGAISTVEGPSGWHMIGRTPARGFMPGRDPVFTYAPGDEIRFERIASDEWAGLDALAASGAPVARCEAP from the coding sequence ATGACGATCGAGACCTTGCCCCATCCCCGCCTGCTGCGCTGCGGCGACGCCGCCATCTCGGTCGAATTCGGGGATGCGATCGACCCTGCCGTCAATGCGCGCGTGCTGGCGCTCGATGCGGCGCTCGCTGCCGAGCCGCAGCCCGGCCTTCTCGAGACTGTGCCGACCTACCGCTCGCTCCTGATCCATCTCGACCCTCTCCGCACCGATGTGCCGGCCTTGTCGGAGCGCATTCTTACTCTCAGCGAGAGACCGGCCGCGGCAGGCGGCAAGCTGCGGCGCTGGCGCGTGCCGGTCGTCTATGGCGGCGATTTCGGCATGGACCTCGACGATCTGGCGGCGCGCCACGGCATCAGCGGGGAAGCGTTGGTCGCACGCCATGCGGCCGCGACCTATGTCGTCGCGATGATCGGCTTCATGCCGGGCTTTGCCTATCTCAGCGGGCTCGACCCGTCGCTCGCCACCCCGCGCCGGCTCGAACCGCGCATGAAGACGCCGGCGCAGTCGGTCTCCATCGGCGGGGCCCAGGGCGCCATCTCCACCGTCGAGGGACCGAGCGGCTGGCATATGATCGGCCGAACGCCGGCGCGCGGCTTCATGCCGGGGCGCGATCCGGTCTTCACTTACGCGCCGGGCGACGAAATCCGCTTCGAGCGGATTGCTTCCGATGAATGGGCCGGGCTCGATGCACTCGCAGCCTCCGGAGCCCCTGTCGCCCGCTGCGAGGCGCCATGA